One region of Ferrimicrobium sp. genomic DNA includes:
- a CDS encoding response regulator transcription factor — protein MATVAVFSPKNVERVIDFYDDTSYEFVVIGPEETALPDQVAGVIIDATTDFDQAVMLCRGIRRHRESDVTLLLLIERHQVKELALREGMIDDFAVSPFDRNELAVRLQHLLVRHGQPEEHSKIAIGPLVLDTDTYQASLAGAPMDLTYMEYELLKFLASHPGKVFSRETLLSRVWGYEYYGGARTVDVHIRRLRAKLGEGYEALIQTVRSVGYKFGLPTEPTDDSA, from the coding sequence TTGGCCACCGTCGCTGTCTTCTCCCCCAAAAACGTGGAGAGAGTGATCGACTTCTACGACGATACCAGCTATGAATTCGTGGTTATCGGGCCAGAGGAGACCGCCCTTCCCGATCAGGTCGCGGGGGTGATCATCGATGCGACCACCGATTTCGACCAGGCTGTCATGCTCTGCCGAGGGATCAGACGGCATCGAGAGAGTGACGTAACCCTCCTGCTCCTGATCGAGCGACATCAGGTGAAAGAACTCGCCCTGCGGGAGGGGATGATCGACGACTTTGCGGTCTCACCCTTTGACCGCAACGAACTCGCCGTACGTCTCCAACACCTTCTGGTCCGCCACGGCCAGCCAGAGGAGCACTCCAAGATCGCCATCGGTCCGCTCGTGCTCGACACCGACACCTATCAGGCGTCGCTTGCGGGGGCCCCCATGGACCTGACCTACATGGAATACGAACTCTTAAAGTTCCTGGCAAGCCATCCCGGTAAGGTCTTTTCGCGAGAGACCCTACTGTCGAGAGTTTGGGGCTACGAATACTACGGCGGGGCACGGACCGTCGACGTCCATATCCGACGGTTACGAGCGAAGCTGGGAGAAGGCTACGAAGCGCTCATCCAAACCGTTCGCTCCGTCGGCTACAAGTTTGGACTCCCGACAGAACCTACAGACGACTCCGCGTAG
- a CDS encoding glutamine synthetase family protein, protein MDPSKMHEDKRRFVLHVVEERRIKFIQLWFTDVLGIPKSFQITPAELANALDEGMIIDGSAIDGFSRIQESDVIARPDPDSFTILPNQPQVARMFCDIINLDGTPFEGCPRNVLKRTLDRTHALGLTFFVSPEIEYFYLDPTTTKPLDEGSYFDLSLSDKGSEIRKETVFALEEAGIAVKYSHHEDGPSQHEIDLRATDALAMADNVITTRLIISRIAANAGVLATFMPKPLAGVQGSGMHLHMALFDADDNLFADPTTADGLSAQARHFIAGLLAHAAEMTAVTNQWVNSYKRLVPGYEAPADIAWAHHNRSALVRVPIAPSTREENYQVEYRAPDPACNPYLAFAVILAAGLDGLTNKLELPRETTENLFTLPETKRDALDITPLPSTLEEALLRMEESTLVRETLGDHVTEWFIRNKHSEWERYNTRISQYELARYLRVL, encoded by the coding sequence GTGGATCCAAGTAAAATGCATGAGGACAAACGTCGGTTTGTGCTGCACGTCGTCGAGGAACGTCGAATCAAATTTATTCAGCTCTGGTTCACTGACGTCCTCGGCATTCCAAAGTCCTTCCAGATCACGCCAGCCGAGCTAGCCAACGCCCTCGACGAGGGGATGATCATCGACGGTTCTGCAATCGACGGCTTCTCACGCATTCAAGAAAGTGACGTCATCGCCAGGCCCGACCCTGATAGTTTCACAATCCTCCCTAACCAGCCCCAGGTGGCGAGGATGTTCTGCGATATCATCAACTTGGATGGCACACCATTCGAGGGGTGTCCACGCAATGTACTCAAACGTACACTTGATCGGACCCATGCACTGGGCCTCACCTTCTTCGTCTCACCGGAGATCGAGTACTTCTACCTCGACCCCACCACCACCAAGCCGCTCGATGAGGGCTCCTACTTCGACCTCTCCTTGAGCGACAAAGGATCAGAGATTCGTAAGGAAACTGTCTTCGCACTCGAGGAGGCTGGAATCGCCGTCAAGTACTCCCACCACGAGGATGGCCCCTCCCAGCATGAGATCGATCTACGCGCGACCGACGCGTTGGCCATGGCCGACAACGTCATCACCACGCGACTCATCATCTCGCGTATCGCAGCGAACGCCGGCGTGCTCGCCACCTTTATGCCAAAGCCACTCGCCGGCGTACAGGGTTCGGGCATGCATCTGCACATGGCGCTCTTTGATGCCGACGATAACCTCTTCGCCGACCCAACAACCGCAGACGGTCTCAGTGCACAGGCTCGTCATTTTATCGCTGGGTTACTCGCCCACGCGGCCGAGATGACCGCTGTCACGAATCAGTGGGTGAACTCCTACAAACGCCTCGTTCCCGGGTATGAGGCACCAGCTGACATTGCGTGGGCACACCACAATCGTTCTGCGCTCGTGCGCGTCCCGATTGCCCCCTCGACACGCGAAGAGAACTACCAAGTCGAATACCGTGCGCCCGATCCGGCCTGCAATCCGTACCTCGCCTTCGCGGTGATCCTAGCCGCCGGCCTCGATGGCCTCACCAACAAACTTGAGCTTCCCCGTGAGACGACAGAGAACCTGTTTACCCTGCCTGAGACGAAACGCGATGCCCTCGACATAACCCCCCTGCCTAGCACGCTAGAGGAGGCGCTGCTTCGCATGGAGGAGTCCACTCTCGTCCGTGAGACCCTCGGAGACCACGTCACCGAGTGGTTTATCCGCAACAAGCACTCGGAGTGGGAACGTTACAACACTCGCATCTCTCAGTACGAACTGGCTCGCTACCTAAGGGTGCTCTAG
- a CDS encoding iron-sulfur cluster assembly accessory protein, producing the protein MAMTSVKIGKRPSVITLTDRAVAKVAALLAEEEGAEGLFLRVAVAPGGCSGYSYDMFFDSELAEDDIAATFGDVRVVVDAASAELIKGASLDYSDSLSEAGFHITNPNATRTCGCGSSFS; encoded by the coding sequence ATGGCAATGACATCGGTAAAAATCGGCAAACGGCCCTCAGTGATTACCCTGACGGATCGTGCCGTGGCAAAAGTTGCTGCGCTGCTCGCCGAAGAAGAGGGCGCGGAAGGTCTGTTCCTCCGGGTAGCCGTCGCTCCGGGAGGATGTTCAGGGTATAGCTATGATATGTTCTTCGATAGCGAACTCGCTGAAGATGACATTGCCGCGACCTTCGGGGATGTTCGAGTCGTCGTTGATGCGGCGTCGGCTGAGTTGATCAAGGGTGCTTCGCTCGATTACAGCGATTCCTTGAGTGAAGCAGGGTTCCACATCACTAACCCCAACGCGACCCGAACCTGCGGTTGCGGCTCCTCCTTCTCGTAA
- a CDS encoding P-loop NTPase: MTTNTTASAQEARIHDVVDAVMDPELGLTLGELGMVKAVTVTEHQISILVALTTPGCPLKNQIQRSLSDAIDDQDREGRQLKVTFTELTREEKEQAMQLARKGAQATDLPPALQGTQLLAFSSGKGGVGKSSLAIAVAQNIAERGYHVGVLDADIWGFSQPQLLSAQAERLSAEGDAVDFHINPYLAPTGAGTLAVVSMGMMVEQAGSAIMWRGLMLSRALQHFIEDVNWANPDYLIIDLPPGTGDVPMTLARLLPTTKVALVTTPSALASHVAERAASFAIKANLALLGVIENMSWIDCPHGERLTPFGQGGGAAIAAQYQLPLLAHIPLGESLHDMPAIIDLTSAILEQMGRQEDALGACTAHLWDALTVDDPSPLR, encoded by the coding sequence ATGACTACGAACACGACGGCATCCGCCCAAGAGGCTCGGATTCACGACGTCGTCGATGCAGTGATGGACCCAGAACTCGGCTTGACCCTTGGGGAACTTGGCATGGTCAAAGCGGTAACGGTGACTGAGCACCAGATCTCGATCCTGGTCGCCTTAACAACACCAGGCTGCCCTCTCAAGAACCAAATTCAGAGAAGTCTCTCCGATGCCATCGATGACCAAGATCGTGAAGGGCGCCAGCTCAAAGTCACTTTTACGGAGTTAACCCGCGAGGAGAAGGAGCAAGCCATGCAGCTCGCTCGTAAAGGAGCACAAGCCACCGATCTCCCACCAGCACTACAGGGGACCCAACTGCTCGCTTTCTCCTCGGGGAAGGGAGGCGTTGGCAAATCGTCACTCGCTATCGCGGTGGCACAGAACATCGCCGAGCGAGGCTATCATGTCGGCGTTCTTGACGCCGACATTTGGGGGTTCTCGCAACCCCAACTGCTCTCAGCCCAGGCAGAGCGACTGAGCGCTGAAGGGGATGCCGTCGATTTCCACATCAATCCGTACCTTGCACCGACGGGGGCCGGAACACTCGCCGTGGTATCGATGGGCATGATGGTAGAACAAGCGGGATCGGCCATCATGTGGCGAGGTCTCATGCTATCGCGAGCGCTCCAACACTTCATCGAGGATGTAAATTGGGCCAACCCCGACTATCTCATCATCGACCTACCTCCGGGGACCGGGGATGTTCCGATGACCCTTGCCCGTCTCCTGCCAACGACGAAGGTCGCCCTCGTGACGACCCCTTCAGCACTCGCCAGCCATGTCGCCGAGCGTGCGGCCTCCTTTGCCATCAAAGCGAACCTGGCGCTACTCGGTGTCATCGAGAACATGAGTTGGATCGACTGTCCCCATGGCGAACGCTTGACGCCATTCGGGCAAGGCGGCGGAGCGGCGATCGCCGCGCAGTATCAACTTCCACTGCTGGCCCACATTCCCCTTGGGGAGTCTCTCCACGACATGCCAGCGATCATCGATCTCACCTCAGCGATCCTCGAGCAGATGGGTCGGCAAGAGGATGCGTTGGGAGCCTGCACCGCTCACCTTTGGGATGCATTGACAGTGGACGATCCGAGCCCTCTGCGATGA